In Sedimentibacter sp. MB31-C6, one genomic interval encodes:
- a CDS encoding 4Fe-4S binding protein yields the protein MKYLAKDESKCIQCGLCEEICSKTYFKENNKSKSCIQISKDVNSNINVCNQCGICIEHCPVQAITRDKLGIVRINKKVCVGCFMCVGFCPEEAMRQHDEYIEPFKCIACGLCAKECPTGAIYITEKEATLNY from the coding sequence GTGAAGTATTTGGCAAAGGACGAAAGCAAATGTATTCAATGTGGTTTATGTGAGGAAATTTGTTCTAAAACATATTTTAAGGAAAACAACAAGTCTAAATCATGCATACAAATAAGCAAGGATGTGAATTCAAATATTAATGTATGCAATCAATGTGGTATATGTATTGAACATTGCCCTGTTCAAGCAATAACTAGAGACAAGCTCGGAATAGTAAGAATTAATAAAAAAGTATGTGTGGGTTGCTTTATGTGTGTGGGTTTTTGCCCAGAAGAAGCAATGAGACAACATGATGAATATATTGAACCTTTCAAATGTATTGCATGTGGATTATGTGCAAAAGAATGTCCTACAGGAGCTATTTATATAACTGAAAAAGAAGCAACATTAAATTATTAA
- the hslO gene encoding Hsp33 family molecular chaperone HslO encodes MEYMIRAIDKKKTFRMFMVRSTETVETARKFHNTTPTASAALGRTLTAGLMMGYMMKDEKDKLTVNINGGGPIGNIMVVADNQGNVKGYADNPNVNLELKENGKLNVGKAVGINGKVTVIMDIGLKDPYVGSTDIVTGEIGDDIAMYYSLSEQQNSAVALGVLVDRDYSIKSSGGFIVQPLPFIEEEDLSKLENLLNNLKSVSDYFDNDKDVEEIAKELFLDFDLEITEKIPVKFNCDCSEDRMERALISLGKEELKNIIEEDEKIETVCHFCNKKYLFEGDNLKNIYTNLY; translated from the coding sequence ATGGAATATATGATAAGAGCAATAGATAAGAAAAAAACATTTAGAATGTTTATGGTTAGGTCAACTGAAACAGTAGAAACAGCTAGAAAATTTCATAATACAACTCCAACAGCATCTGCTGCATTAGGTAGAACTTTAACTGCAGGTCTTATGATGGGATATATGATGAAAGATGAAAAAGATAAATTAACAGTAAACATTAATGGTGGTGGACCAATTGGCAATATAATGGTTGTAGCTGACAATCAAGGGAATGTAAAAGGATATGCAGATAATCCTAATGTAAATTTAGAGTTAAAGGAAAATGGAAAACTTAATGTTGGTAAAGCCGTCGGTATAAATGGGAAGGTTACTGTTATTATGGATATAGGATTGAAGGATCCTTATGTTGGGAGTACAGATATTGTTACAGGTGAAATTGGCGACGATATTGCTATGTATTATTCTTTATCGGAGCAACAGAATTCAGCAGTAGCACTAGGTGTATTAGTAGATAGAGATTATAGTATTAAATCTTCTGGAGGATTTATAGTTCAACCACTTCCATTTATAGAAGAAGAGGATCTTAGTAAACTTGAAAATCTGCTAAATAATCTTAAGTCAGTATCTGATTACTTCGATAATGATAAAGATGTAGAAGAAATTGCGAAGGAACTTTTTCTTGATTTTGACCTAGAAATTACAGAGAAAATTCCAGTGAAATTTAACTGTGACTGTTCTGAAGATAGAATGGAAAGAGCATTAATATCGTTAGGCAAGGAAGAACTTAAAAATATAATTGAAGAAGATGAAAAAATAGAAACAGTATGTCACTTTTGCAATAAAAAATATTTATTTGAAGGTGATAATCTGAAAAATATATATACAAATCTTTATTAG
- a CDS encoding class I SAM-dependent DNA methyltransferase — protein sequence MNNNSYKEFSQIYDLLMNDIDYEKWTSFIIDKLGINNNKVLEAACGTGSITSLMAEHNFKVTAFDLSQDMLMRAYEKLGRIPNVKLLNQNMTNFKIDDKFKGAICCCDGINYITSEELLLFFNRINEHLDIGSKFIFDMSTEYKYKTMFNDTYVYDDNEIFYVWENIFDNILSKVDIEINFFVKDKLHKYERITEIQTQYIHRTDEIVNMLNYAGFSDVKIFDDYNDNIVNDKSLRAVFCTTK from the coding sequence ATGAATAACAATAGCTATAAAGAATTCTCACAAATATATGATTTGCTGATGAATGATATAGACTATGAAAAGTGGACATCCTTTATTATTGACAAATTAGGAATCAATAATAATAAAGTTTTAGAAGCAGCCTGTGGTACAGGTAGTATAACATCATTGATGGCAGAACATAATTTTAAGGTTACTGCCTTTGATTTGTCACAGGACATGCTTATGAGGGCATATGAAAAGTTGGGTAGAATTCCTAATGTAAAACTACTAAATCAAAATATGACAAATTTTAAAATAGATGATAAATTTAAAGGGGCAATTTGCTGTTGTGATGGAATAAATTATATTACTAGCGAAGAATTACTATTATTTTTTAATAGAATAAATGAACATTTAGATATTGGAAGTAAATTTATATTTGACATGAGTACAGAATATAAATATAAAACTATGTTTAATGATACATATGTATATGATGATAATGAAATATTTTATGTTTGGGAAAATATTTTTGATAATATCCTTTCTAAAGTTGACATAGAAATTAACTTTTTTGTGAAAGATAAATTACATAAATATGAAAGAATTACTGAAATACAGACTCAGTATATACACAGAACAGATGAAATAGTTAACATGTTAAATTATGCTGGATTTAGTGATGTAAAAATATTTGATGATTACAACGATAATATTGTAAATGATAAATCTTTGAGAGCAGTATTTTGTACAACTAAATAA
- a CDS encoding aldehyde ferredoxin oxidoreductase family protein, whose translation MDIDKLKEGRKLLKEYKYDVKKVDKGYTYRTLYVNVSDNKIESKEIPQEVKDKFIGGKGFGLWYLWKATTSATKWNDPENEIIISGGPACGITQYPGSGKSLVCSISPMTDIPIDSNVGGYFGPLLKFSGWDALEIQGKADKDIIVFIDGDKGIVRIEEAPLEAIDSHVIGEQLTEMYAESEADKRNISVVSAGTGSEHTKMGVLNFSFYDLRRKVARFKQAGRGGLGTIFRDKKIKALIVKYSNVKGDSNNPVDRSIINKAGIKMHKEVSNLDDTQNQMRKIGTAYSVEIMSEYDLLPVMNYQYGGHQDANKIGPNTFINCYLTQGLEDGCWYGCSMACAKTADNFELKTGPYKGQKVTVDGPEYETIAGVGSNCGIFDPKAVLEINFYCDTYGIDTISFGTSTAFVMECYERGLINNEITGGLELNFGNSEASLELLHQMSKGEGFGTIVGQGIHRMKKIFAEKYGADSNFLFDIGMEQKGLEYSEYGCKESLAQQGGFGLTNKGPQHDEAWLIFMDMVNNQIPTFEDKAEALYYYPMFRTWFGLYGFCKLPWNDIVPADNKYTSEPAKIPEHVQNYLDVVKGVTGRTIGVNDMIKESERVYNFQKIFNIRMGKGLRVNDKVPYRSMGPVTKEEYESRQERYDNQLKELLNYNTEGKTTEEKMAVLRKHRESQYEKLQDAVYKRRGWNSNAVPKIEHLKELGIDMPELIEVIKDLQ comes from the coding sequence ATGGATATTGATAAATTAAAAGAAGGAAGAAAGCTTTTAAAAGAATATAAATATGATGTAAAAAAGGTAGATAAAGGCTATACTTATAGAACTCTTTATGTTAACGTTTCGGATAATAAAATAGAGTCAAAAGAAATTCCTCAAGAAGTTAAGGACAAGTTTATAGGTGGTAAAGGATTTGGACTATGGTATTTGTGGAAGGCTACTACATCAGCGACAAAATGGAATGACCCTGAAAACGAAATCATAATATCAGGAGGCCCAGCATGTGGCATAACTCAATACCCTGGTTCTGGGAAATCATTAGTTTGTAGTATTTCACCTATGACTGATATTCCAATTGATAGTAATGTTGGAGGATATTTTGGACCTTTGTTGAAATTTTCAGGATGGGATGCTTTAGAAATTCAAGGTAAAGCAGATAAAGACATAATAGTATTTATTGATGGAGATAAGGGAATAGTAAGAATTGAAGAAGCTCCATTAGAGGCAATTGATTCTCATGTAATAGGAGAACAATTGACAGAAATGTATGCAGAATCAGAAGCTGATAAAAGAAATATATCTGTTGTATCAGCAGGAACAGGATCTGAACATACAAAAATGGGTGTATTAAACTTTTCATTTTATGATTTAAGAAGAAAAGTTGCTAGATTTAAACAAGCAGGCAGAGGTGGGTTAGGAACAATATTTAGAGATAAAAAAATTAAGGCATTAATAGTTAAATATAGTAATGTAAAGGGTGATTCAAATAATCCTGTAGATAGATCTATAATAAATAAAGCAGGAATAAAGATGCACAAGGAAGTAAGTAACTTAGATGATACACAAAATCAAATGAGAAAAATAGGAACTGCATATTCTGTTGAAATAATGAGTGAATATGATTTGTTACCAGTTATGAATTATCAATACGGTGGGCATCAAGATGCTAATAAGATTGGTCCAAATACTTTTATTAATTGTTATTTAACTCAAGGTTTAGAGGATGGTTGTTGGTATGGTTGTTCAATGGCTTGTGCCAAGACTGCAGATAACTTTGAATTAAAGACTGGACCATATAAGGGACAAAAAGTTACTGTAGATGGACCAGAATATGAAACAATTGCAGGCGTAGGTTCTAATTGTGGTATATTTGATCCAAAAGCTGTTTTAGAAATAAATTTCTATTGTGATACATATGGTATAGATACAATTTCCTTTGGTACATCAACAGCATTTGTTATGGAATGTTATGAAAGAGGATTAATTAATAACGAAATAACAGGTGGGTTAGAACTTAATTTTGGGAATTCAGAAGCTTCATTAGAGTTGCTACACCAAATGTCTAAAGGTGAAGGTTTTGGAACTATAGTAGGTCAAGGTATTCATAGAATGAAAAAGATTTTTGCAGAAAAATATGGAGCTGATTCAAATTTCTTGTTTGATATAGGAATGGAGCAAAAAGGATTAGAATATTCAGAATATGGTTGTAAGGAATCATTAGCACAACAAGGCGGTTTTGGTCTTACAAACAAGGGACCACAACATGATGAAGCATGGTTAATATTTATGGATATGGTAAATAATCAAATACCAACATTTGAAGATAAGGCTGAAGCCCTCTATTATTATCCAATGTTTAGAACATGGTTTGGTTTATATGGCTTCTGTAAACTACCTTGGAATGACATTGTTCCAGCAGATAATAAATATACTTCAGAACCTGCAAAAATTCCAGAACATGTTCAAAATTATTTAGATGTTGTAAAAGGTGTTACAGGTAGAACTATTGGAGTAAATGATATGATTAAAGAATCCGAAAGAGTTTATAACTTCCAGAAAATATTTAATATTAGAATGGGTAAAGGTTTAAGAGTAAACGATAAGGTTCCATATCGTTCAATGGGGCCTGTTACAAAAGAAGAATATGAATCAAGACAGGAAAGATATGATAATCAGTTAAAAGAATTATTGAATTATAATACAGAAGGTAAAACTACTGAAGAAAAGATGGCTGTATTGAGAAAACATAGAGAAAGTCAATATGAAAAATTACAAGATGCAGTTTATAAAAGAAGAGGCTGGAATTCAAATGCTGTGCCTAAGATAGAACATTTAAAAGAATTAGGGATCGACATGCCAGAACTGATTGAAGTAATAAAAGACCTACAATAA
- the thiS gene encoding sulfur carrier protein ThiS: MANCDSYVGVALHATRKTYLILGVINIIKLNNRDFPWEEGLTIEEIMKRKKFIFPKIIVKVNGKHIEKEDYATTIVNDGDDIKMIHLLAGG, from the coding sequence ATGGCAAACTGTGATTCATATGTAGGGGTCGCATTGCATGCGACCCGAAAGACATACCTAATACTAGGGGTGATTAATATAATCAAACTAAACAATAGAGACTTCCCATGGGAAGAAGGTTTAACTATAGAAGAAATTATGAAAAGGAAAAAATTTATCTTCCCTAAAATAATAGTTAAAGTGAATGGTAAACACATTGAAAAAGAAGATTACGCTACCACTATAGTAAATGATGGAGATGATATCAAAATGATCCATCTACTAGCCGGTGGATAA
- a CDS encoding small, acid-soluble spore protein, alpha/beta type has translation MEERMAEKKKKALTPDDLMKLEIAKEIGLMDKVEELGWGGLTAKETGRIGGLMTAKKKKKRKK, from the coding sequence ATGGAGGAAAGAATGGCAGAAAAAAAGAAAAAAGCGCTTACGCCTGATGATTTGATGAAATTAGAAATAGCTAAAGAAATTGGTTTAATGGATAAAGTTGAAGAACTTGGGTGGGGAGGACTAACTGCAAAGGAAACTGGCAGGATAGGTGGTCTTATGACTGCTAAAAAAAAGAAAAAAAGGAAGAAATAA